From one Malus sylvestris chromosome 1, drMalSylv7.2, whole genome shotgun sequence genomic stretch:
- the LOC126627258 gene encoding disease resistance protein RPM1-like isoform X5, translating to MAESVVCFVIDKLISLLITTEAKLSRDVRAEVGFLRDELESIRSFLKDADAKAAAAEGDMVTDSAKTWVKQVREAAFYIEDVIDEYLLRVTRHHQDRGFVRFLHKVVWFLKKTKPQDEIASKIEGMRALVSEIKARHERYGLSSIDQQGQSSEEIVVSWHDPRVASLFIEEAEVVGVESARDELISWLVGKASRGEYREVISVVGMGGLGKTTLAKKVYDNQKVIEHFDCHAWITVSQTYKVEDLLRQMVMQFYKARKEYTPEGIDTMEKESLIRKSRELLQQKRYVIVFDDIWKVDFWEAIEHALPDNKGGRIVITTRIKDVADFCKKSSYVHVYRLQPLPPNKAWELFCRRAFQYELEVNCPADLKDLSLEFVRKCEGLPLAIVSIGGLLSTKVKVVSEWQKLYDSLSSELESNPHLTSLTRILSFSYHHLPYHLKSCVLYFGIFPEDHSISCVRLARLWIAEGFVKPKRGKTLEEVAEEYLTELIHRSLVQVSQVWIDGKARSCRVHDLMREVLLRKAVDSNFCHVLSENESTLKPITRRLLIDSTPHGALGIIEQSRIRSLFTFNQEQWPESFLSTLSGNFKLMKILDFADAPLNHLPKYVGDLYLLKYLSLRNTKVKLLPESICNLQNLETLDLKQSLVYEIPAKINKLLRLRHLLAHYTDSSIDFSMISYERGVKIHDDIGCLQALQELYHVETNHGGINLIKALEKLRQLRKLGLKNLKHEYGRALCASVEKMNHLESLEVSTINEDEVLDLQSISTPPKSIRFLYLKGPLEKLPSWIPKLQQLVKLRIFWSRLTNAPLKALQNLPNLVELGFSYNAYDGVQLHFEGGFKELRVLKLKHLPRLNSLIIDNGAMPLLRELQIGPSPQLKEVPSGIQHLRNLSFLRFVDMPKEFRRHMDPNNGQHYWIVEHVLFSYKLGPRCDVYETHALRDSNL from the coding sequence ATGGCAGAATCAGTTGTATGCTTTGTGATCGATAAGTTAATTTCACTACTCATCACCACAGAAGCGAAACTTTCAAGAGACGTGCGTGCTGAAGTTGGTTTTCTCAGAGATGAGCTTGAAAGCATCCGATCATTCCTCAAGGATGCAGACGctaaagcagcagcagcagaaggAGACATGGTGACCGACAGTGCCAAAACTTGGGTCAAGCAAGTAAGGGAAGCAGCTTTTTACATTGAAGATGTCATCGATGAGTATTTGCTTCGTGTCACAAGGCACCATCAAGACCGCGGATTCGTTCGCTTTCTCCACAAAGTTGTTTGGTTTCTGAAGAAAACGAAACCACAGGATGAGATAGCCTCAAAAATAGAGGGCATGAGAGCATTGGTTAGTGAAATCAAGGCTAGACATGAAAGATATGGACTTAGTTCAATTGATCAGCAAGGTCAAAGCAGTGAAGAAATTGTTGTTTCGTGGCATGACCCTCGAGTGGCTTCCCTTTTCATCGAGGAAGCTGAAGTTGTTGGTGTGGAATCTGCCAGAGATGAGCTGATTAGTTGGTTGGTAGGAAAAGCATCAAGAGGCGAATACCGTGAAGTAATATCAGTGGTTGGCATGGGAGGACTTGGTAAGACCACTCTCGCCAAGAAAGTCTATGACAACCAAAAGGTGATCGAACACTTCGATTGCCATGCTTGGATTACAGTGTCTCAGACGTACAAGGTGGAGGATCTTCTGAGGCAGATGGTAATGCAATTCTACAAGGCCAGGAAGGAATATACCCCGGAGGGCATTGACACAATGGAAAAAGAATCTTTAATTAGAAAATCAAGAGAATTACTGCAGCAAAAGAGGTACGTGATTGTGTTTGATGATATATGGAAAGTAGATTTTTGGGAGGCGATAGAACATGCTTTACCGGATAATAAAGGCGGAAGAATAGTGATCACCACGAGGATTAAAGATGTTGCTGATTTTTGCAAAAAGTCTTCTTATGTTCATGTTTACCGTTTGCAACCTCTGCCTCCAAACAAGGCATGGGAATTGTTTTGTAGAAGGGCGTTTCAATATGAATTGGAGGTGAACTGCCCTGCAGATTTGAAAGATTTGTCTCTTGAATTCGTTAGAAAGTGCGAAGGATTGCCTTTGGCAATTGTTTCCATAGGTGGTCTGCTGTCAACAAAAGTTAAAGTTGTGTCTGAATGGCAGAAGTTATACGATAGCTTAAGTTCAGAGTTAGAAAGCAATCCCCACCTTACAAGCCTCACAAGAATTCTATCCTTCAGCTATCATCATCTACCGTATCACCTCAAATCATGTGTCTTATACTTTGGCATCTTTCCCGAGGACCACTCAATTAGTTGCGTGAGACTAGCTCGGTTGTGGATCGCTGAAGGCTTTGTGAAACCGAAGAGAGGCAAGACACTAGAAGAGGTTGCAGAGGAATACTTGACTGAACTGATACATAGAAGCCTAGTGCAAGTGTCACAGGTTTGGATCGATGGGAAAGCTAGAAGCTGTCGAGTCCATGATCTGATGCGCGAAGTGCTCCTTAGAAAAGCGGTGGATTCAAATTTCTGTCATGTGTTATCAGAAAATGAGTCAACATTAAAGCCAATAACTCGACGCCTCTTGATAGACAGCACGCCCCATGGTGCCTTGGGAATAATTGAACAATCTCGCATTCGTTCTTTATTTACTTTCAACCAAGAACAATGGCCCGAGTCTTTTCTCAGTACACTGAGTGGAAACTTTAAACTTATGAAAATATTGGATTTTGCAGATGCTCCCCTGAATCATCTTCCGAAGTATGTGGGGGATTTGTATCTCTTGAAGTACTTAAGCCTAAGGAATACAAAGGTGAAGTTGCTTCCAGAGTCCATATGTAATCTGCAAAACTTAGAAACCCTGGATTTAAAACAGTCTCTGGTATATGAAATACCAGCCAAGATCAATAAGCTTCTAAGGTTGCGACATCTTTTGGCCCATTATACTGACTCCAGCATAGATTTCAGCATGATCAGTTACGAACGAGGAGTGAAAATTCACGATGATATTGGATGCTTACAAGCTTTGCAAGAGTTATACCATGTGGAAACAAATCACGGCGGAATCAACCTAATTAAAGCATTGGAAAAGTTGAGGCAACTGCGCAAGCTGGGCCTGAAAAACTTGAAACATGAATATGGACGAGCTCTATGTGCTTCCGTTGAAAAGATGAACCACCTTGAATCTCTAGAAGTAAGCACAATAAATGAAGATGAAGTCCTCGACCTACAATCCATTTCAACTCCACCCAAATCTATTCGGTTTCTCTACTTAAAGGGGCCTCTGGAGAAGTTGCCAAGTTGGattccaaagcttcaacaactcGTCAAGTTACGAATTTTTTGGTCAAGGTTGACAAATGCCCCACTGAAAGCCCTTCAAAACCTTCCTAATTTGGTAGAGCTTGGGTTTTCATACAATGCATATGATGGTGTACAACTGCATTTTGAGGGAGGCTTTAAGGAACTCAGGGTGTTGAAACTCAAGCACTTGCCCAGACTAAACTCATTGATCATAGACAATGGGGCTATGCCTCTTCTCCGAGAGCTACAAATTGGGCCTTCCCCACAACTGAAGGAGGTGCCCTCTGGCATCCAGCACCTCAGAAATCTAAGCTTTCTTAGATTTGTTGACATGCCAAAAGAGTTCCGACGACATATGGATCCAAATAATGGCCAACATTATTGGATTGTTGAACATGTTCTTTTTAGTTACAAGTTGGGACCAAGATGCGATGTATATGAAACTCACGCCCTGCGTGATTCCAAC
- the LOC126627258 gene encoding disease resistance protein RPM1-like isoform X4 has protein sequence MAESVVCFVIDKLISLLITTEAKLSRDVRAEVGFLRDELESIRSFLKDADAKAAAAEGDMVTDSAKTWVKQVREAAFYIEDVIDEYLLRVTRHHQDRGFVRFLHKVVWFLKKTKPQDEIASKIEGMRALVSEIKARHERYGLSSIDQQGQSSEEIVVSWHDPRVASLFIEEAEVVGVESARDELISWLVGKASRGEYREVISVVGMGGLGKTTLAKKVYDNQKVIEHFDCHAWITVSQTYKVEDLLRQMVMQFYKARKEYTPEGIDTMEKESLIRKSRELLQQKRYVIVFDDIWKVDFWEAIEHALPDNKGGRIVITTRIKDVADFCKKSSYVHVYRLQPLPPNKAWELFCRRAFQYELEVNCPADLKDLSLEFVRKCEGLPLAIVSIGGLLSTKVKVVSEWQKLYDSLSSELESNPHLTSLTRILSFSYHHLPYHLKSCVLYFGIFPEDHSISCVRLARLWIAEGFVKPKRGKTLEEVAEEYLTELIHRSLVQVSQVWIDGKARSCRVHDLMREVLLRKAVDSNFCHVLSENESTLKPITRRLLIDSTPHGALGIIEQSRIRSLFTFNQEQWPESFLSTLSGNFKLMKILDFADAPLNHLPKYVGDLYLLKYLSLRNTKVKLLPESICNLQNLETLDLKQSLVYEIPAKINKLLRLRHLLAHYTDSSIDFSMISYERGVKIHDDIGCLQALQELYHVETNHGGINLIKALEKLRQLRKLGLKNLKHEYGRALCASVEKMNHLESLEVSTINEDEVLDLQSISTPPKSIRFLYLKGPLEKLPSWIPKLQQLVKLRIFWSRLTNAPLKALQNLPNLVELGFSYNAYDGVQLHFEGGFKELRVLKLKHLPRLNSLIIDNGAMPLLRELQIGPSPQLKEVPSGIHHLRNLTYLHFYDMPKEFARQMDPKNGQHYWIVEHIQNVRFSYKVGPRWGEYETHVLRDSNFSLWSNT, from the coding sequence ATGGCAGAATCAGTTGTATGCTTTGTGATCGATAAGTTAATTTCACTACTCATCACCACAGAAGCGAAACTTTCAAGAGACGTGCGTGCTGAAGTTGGTTTTCTCAGAGATGAGCTTGAAAGCATCCGATCATTCCTCAAGGATGCAGACGctaaagcagcagcagcagaaggAGACATGGTGACCGACAGTGCCAAAACTTGGGTCAAGCAAGTAAGGGAAGCAGCTTTTTACATTGAAGATGTCATCGATGAGTATTTGCTTCGTGTCACAAGGCACCATCAAGACCGCGGATTCGTTCGCTTTCTCCACAAAGTTGTTTGGTTTCTGAAGAAAACGAAACCACAGGATGAGATAGCCTCAAAAATAGAGGGCATGAGAGCATTGGTTAGTGAAATCAAGGCTAGACATGAAAGATATGGACTTAGTTCAATTGATCAGCAAGGTCAAAGCAGTGAAGAAATTGTTGTTTCGTGGCATGACCCTCGAGTGGCTTCCCTTTTCATCGAGGAAGCTGAAGTTGTTGGTGTGGAATCTGCCAGAGATGAGCTGATTAGTTGGTTGGTAGGAAAAGCATCAAGAGGCGAATACCGTGAAGTAATATCAGTGGTTGGCATGGGAGGACTTGGTAAGACCACTCTCGCCAAGAAAGTCTATGACAACCAAAAGGTGATCGAACACTTCGATTGCCATGCTTGGATTACAGTGTCTCAGACGTACAAGGTGGAGGATCTTCTGAGGCAGATGGTAATGCAATTCTACAAGGCCAGGAAGGAATATACCCCGGAGGGCATTGACACAATGGAAAAAGAATCTTTAATTAGAAAATCAAGAGAATTACTGCAGCAAAAGAGGTACGTGATTGTGTTTGATGATATATGGAAAGTAGATTTTTGGGAGGCGATAGAACATGCTTTACCGGATAATAAAGGCGGAAGAATAGTGATCACCACGAGGATTAAAGATGTTGCTGATTTTTGCAAAAAGTCTTCTTATGTTCATGTTTACCGTTTGCAACCTCTGCCTCCAAACAAGGCATGGGAATTGTTTTGTAGAAGGGCGTTTCAATATGAATTGGAGGTGAACTGCCCTGCAGATTTGAAAGATTTGTCTCTTGAATTCGTTAGAAAGTGCGAAGGATTGCCTTTGGCAATTGTTTCCATAGGTGGTCTGCTGTCAACAAAAGTTAAAGTTGTGTCTGAATGGCAGAAGTTATACGATAGCTTAAGTTCAGAGTTAGAAAGCAATCCCCACCTTACAAGCCTCACAAGAATTCTATCCTTCAGCTATCATCATCTACCGTATCACCTCAAATCATGTGTCTTATACTTTGGCATCTTTCCCGAGGACCACTCAATTAGTTGCGTGAGACTAGCTCGGTTGTGGATCGCTGAAGGCTTTGTGAAACCGAAGAGAGGCAAGACACTAGAAGAGGTTGCAGAGGAATACTTGACTGAACTGATACATAGAAGCCTAGTGCAAGTGTCACAGGTTTGGATCGATGGGAAAGCTAGAAGCTGTCGAGTCCATGATCTGATGCGCGAAGTGCTCCTTAGAAAAGCGGTGGATTCAAATTTCTGTCATGTGTTATCAGAAAATGAGTCAACATTAAAGCCAATAACTCGACGCCTCTTGATAGACAGCACGCCCCATGGTGCCTTGGGAATAATTGAACAATCTCGCATTCGTTCTTTATTTACTTTCAACCAAGAACAATGGCCCGAGTCTTTTCTCAGTACACTGAGTGGAAACTTTAAACTTATGAAAATATTGGATTTTGCAGATGCTCCCCTGAATCATCTTCCGAAGTATGTGGGGGATTTGTATCTCTTGAAGTACTTAAGCCTAAGGAATACAAAGGTGAAGTTGCTTCCAGAGTCCATATGTAATCTGCAAAACTTAGAAACCCTGGATTTAAAACAGTCTCTGGTATATGAAATACCAGCCAAGATCAATAAGCTTCTAAGGTTGCGACATCTTTTGGCCCATTATACTGACTCCAGCATAGATTTCAGCATGATCAGTTACGAACGAGGAGTGAAAATTCACGATGATATTGGATGCTTACAAGCTTTGCAAGAGTTATACCATGTGGAAACAAATCACGGCGGAATCAACCTAATTAAAGCATTGGAAAAGTTGAGGCAACTGCGCAAGCTGGGCCTGAAAAACTTGAAACATGAATATGGACGAGCTCTATGTGCTTCCGTTGAAAAGATGAACCACCTTGAATCTCTAGAAGTAAGCACAATAAATGAAGATGAAGTCCTCGACCTACAATCCATTTCAACTCCACCCAAATCTATTCGGTTTCTCTACTTAAAGGGGCCTCTGGAGAAGTTGCCAAGTTGGattccaaagcttcaacaactcGTCAAGTTACGAATTTTTTGGTCAAGGTTGACAAATGCCCCACTGAAAGCCCTTCAAAACCTTCCTAATTTGGTAGAGCTTGGGTTTTCATACAATGCATATGATGGTGTACAACTGCATTTTGAGGGAGGCTTTAAGGAACTCAGGGTGTTGAAACTCAAGCACTTGCCCAGACTAAACTCATTGATCATAGACAATGGGGCTATGCCTCTTCTCCGAGAGCTACAAATTGGGCCTTCCCCACAACTGAAGGAG